A stretch of Thermodesulfobacteriota bacterium DNA encodes these proteins:
- a CDS encoding RT0821/Lpp0805 family surface protein — protein sequence MGRRGFPSAGRLACLVLALALAAAAPLPAGAKDKGSKGRGEHKERGPKAKVEYRGGGPPPWAPAHGYRRHAGTPAHAEGGVYAAPFQIDLGRCNRGTLGAVLGGAAGGVLGSKVGDGRGRDAAVIGGTILGAIVGQRIGRWMDDLDAACVGQVLEHAPTARPVEWVNPDNGVVYQVTPTQTYQGRDDRYCREFRTEAQIGGLTEQLYATACRQPDGSWERVSR from the coding sequence ATGGGCAGAAGAGGATTCCCAAGTGCCGGGCGGCTCGCTTGCCTGGTGCTCGCCCTGGCTCTGGCTGCGGCCGCACCGCTGCCGGCGGGTGCGAAGGACAAGGGAAGCAAGGGAAGGGGAGAGCACAAGGAGCGCGGTCCAAAGGCCAAGGTGGAGTATCGGGGTGGCGGGCCGCCCCCCTGGGCGCCGGCCCACGGCTATCGCCGCCACGCGGGCACCCCTGCCCACGCCGAAGGGGGGGTGTACGCGGCGCCCTTCCAGATCGACCTCGGGCGCTGCAACCGGGGTACCCTGGGCGCGGTGCTCGGCGGGGCGGCGGGGGGCGTGCTCGGGTCGAAGGTGGGTGACGGGCGCGGCAGGGATGCGGCCGTGATCGGGGGAACGATCCTCGGGGCCATCGTCGGCCAGCGGATCGGCCGGTGGATGGACGACCTGGACGCGGCCTGCGTGGGCCAGGTGCTGGAGCACGCCCCGACGGCCCGGCCCGTGGAGTGGGTGAACCCGGACAACGGGGTGGTGTACCAGGTGACGCCCACCCAAACCTACCAGGGAAGGGACGACCGGTACTGCCGGGAGTTCCGCACCGAGGCGCAGATCGGGGGGCTTACCGAGCAGCTCTACGCGACGGCCTGCCGGCAGCCGGACGGCTCCTGGGAGCGGGTGTCGCGCTGA
- a CDS encoding nitroreductase family protein → MDPFRCRACGQCVRVCPQGIPVPGPGGLPQADPGGADRCIRCGHCAAVCPEDALAHRDLAPEAFAKAGAAPAAEEAARWLRRRRSVRAYQRRPVSRACLEALLEAARWAPTGHNARELGCVAVVTRPRREGLRDAVVGFYRRLFAVAGSSWGLAALGVFLGRGRARELRDARPGLLRAQERLRRGEDPLFHGAPAVLLFHAPPSETAEADAVAAAAQVTLFAPSLGLGTCYIGYASAVLRRFPRMARRWGVPRGRRVHAVLTVGFPAAEPVRVPPRPAVPLRLV, encoded by the coding sequence GTGGATCCCTTCCGATGCCGGGCCTGCGGCCAGTGCGTCCGGGTCTGTCCCCAGGGGATCCCGGTACCGGGCCCCGGGGGGCTCCCCCAGGCCGACCCCGGGGGGGCCGACCGGTGCATCCGGTGTGGGCACTGCGCGGCGGTGTGTCCCGAGGACGCCCTGGCCCATCGGGACCTGGCGCCGGAGGCGTTCGCCAAGGCCGGGGCGGCGCCCGCGGCGGAGGAGGCCGCGCGCTGGCTCCGGCGGCGCCGCTCGGTGCGTGCGTACCAGCGCCGGCCCGTCTCGCGCGCGTGCCTCGAAGCCCTCCTCGAAGCGGCCCGCTGGGCACCCACAGGCCACAACGCCCGGGAGCTCGGGTGCGTGGCGGTGGTGACCCGCCCGCGGCGGGAGGGCCTCCGGGACGCCGTGGTCGGGTTCTACCGGAGGCTCTTTGCCGTGGCGGGGAGCTCCTGGGGCCTGGCCGCCCTGGGCGTCTTCCTGGGCCGAGGAAGGGCGCGGGAGCTGCGGGATGCCAGGCCCGGGCTCCTGCGGGCGCAAGAGCGGCTCCGCAGGGGGGAAGACCCCCTCTTCCACGGCGCCCCCGCCGTGCTCCTCTTCCACGCGCCCCCCTCCGAGACCGCCGAGGCCGACGCCGTTGCCGCCGCCGCCCAGGTGACGCTGTTTGCGCCCAGCCTGGGGTTGGGCACCTGCTACATCGGCTACGCCTCCGCCGTGCTGCGCCGCTTCCCCCGCATGGCGCGGCGCTGGGGGGTGCCCCGGGGCCGCCGGGTCCACGCCGTGCTCACCGTGGGCTTTCCGGCGGCCGAGCCCGTTCGCGTCCCGCCCCGCCCGGCGGTACCCCTGCGCCTGGTCTGA